A part of Pieris napi chromosome 9, ilPieNapi1.2, whole genome shotgun sequence genomic DNA contains:
- the LOC125052315 gene encoding protein Son isoform X4: MTSLIDKIEQLIKREKTTPDRKKDDTKKSSNEILSELFSAFNADPPKLENITSKKSKKSKKKHKKEKKKRSRSSSSSDSDGDYSRKHKKRKKSKSKKSRVARTPPVHRIKEPVKVKSESDTKKKSEPIVKREPQIKEEYRIKREERTKVIKKSASVERSLSPPLEALDASLIPMPEYPKDEKLDSSDLRHKLEKKSDSENDKAKGKIQIKNLKFSAVFEETVKKAEEEARKKAEKVEDGEYTDTSSSSEKDEDSNSQFPKSSDPGGMLKKAAEDIKVPDADEKLSKKNKSDSSHKLSKRDRSKSKGRSESKKRSRSRSPSRRHRHRSSSRSRRRSHSKSSRRRRSESKSRWKTRSRSRHRSTSRSRHYPRHPSPRHRSSRSGVKLADSEKKRLLEVARRNAINMLKNGAVPAGAAALPPHTRNQVMAAIQSGGKSVDELTDFCKHLSKKEALGELSSVSSNEGDSDNEDTIAFHHPFLVKEKAPIVMNIRGGAPLPLKSSTLPIANKDELRLQFPVSSGSQHREKASEWVPVSPKKDNMQIAKLNSKPEKLQLGFDPINNKKDEPLAVPAPSTTPPAYMKSFTTGSHLTSVPALMPPGPQVMPADHPAVDMAAIVTQKLSLLRKEQEEIELSTTSGFGWSASSLPSTNSLGQFTGSTGANILTPRELASGSQAWAKKDQLVRAAPVEGGMGMHLLQKMGWTPGKGLGKEESGTLQPLLLEVKLDTRGLQAKEEVSSRYYKGMKQSRMGRRGPAPLIAGGKHPVSLLGEYCSKHKLGPPEYNLCFECGPDHKKNFLFRVKVAGVEYQPAIASANKKQAKADAAQLALQKLGIVT; this comes from the exons ATGACAtcattaatagataaaattgagcaattaattaaaagggAAAAAACAACACCTGATCGCAAAAAAGATGATACCAAAAAATCTTCGAATGAAATACTCTCCGAACTATTTAGTGCTTTTAATGCAGATCCACCGAAGTTAGAAAATATAACGTCTAAGAAATCAAAGAAAAGCAAGAAGAAACAcaagaaagaaaagaaaaaacgCAGCCGAAGTTCGAGTAGTAGTGATTCCGATGGCGATTACTCTCGCAAACATAAAAAGCGGAAAAAAAGTAAATCAAAAAAGAGCAGAGTAGCTCGCACCCCACCAGTTCATCGCATTAAGGAGCCAGTTAAGGTAAAGTCTGAAagtgatacaaaaaaaaaatctgaaccCATTGTTAAACGTGAACCTCaaattaaagaagagtatagAATAAAGCGCGAAGAAAGGactaaagttataaaaaaaagtgcgagTGTTGAGCGTAGCTTATCACCACCACTTGAAGCACTTGATGCAAGCCTTATTCCTATGCCAGAATATCCAAAAGATGAAAAACTTGATTCTAGCGATTTGCGTCATAAGCTTGAGAAAAAAAGTGATTCGGAAAATGACAAAGCCAAAggtaaaattcaaattaagaaTTTGAAATTCAGTGCTGTCTTTGAAGAGACAGTTAAGAAAGCTGAAGAAGAGGCTAGGAAAAAAGCTGAGAAAGTAGAGGATGGAGAGTATACAGATACGTCCAGTAGCTCAGAGAAAGATGAAGACTCCAATTCACAATTCCCTAAGTCATCAGACCCAGGTGGAATGTTAAAAAAAGCAGCAGAGGATATAAAAGT TCCTGATGCAGATGAAAagttatcaaagaaaaataaaagtgatAGCTCACATAAGTTATCTAAAAGAGACAGGAGTAAATCCAAAGGAAG GTCCGAAAGTAAGAAACGCTCACGGTCTCGTTCACCATCTCGCCGGCATAGACATAGATCAAGCTCAAGATCTAGACGAAGAAGCCACTCCAAGAGTTCCAGGAGACGAAGATCTGAATCTAAGTCTAGATGGAAGACCAGGTCGAGAAGCAGACATAGGTCCACATCAAGAAGTCGGCACTATCCTAGACATCCATCCCCTCGGCATAGAAGTAGTAGAAG CGGTGTGAAGTTAGCGGACAGTGAGAAGAAACGCCTGCTGGAAGTGGCAAGGCGTAATGCCATCAATATGCTCAAGAATGGTGCAGTCCCAGCTGGGGCAGCTGCTCTTCCGCCACACACAAGAAATCAGGTCATGGCTGCTATACAGTCTGGAG GTAAATCGGTGGACGAATTGACGGATTTCTGCAAGCATCTATCGAAAAAGGAGGCTCTTGGTGAATTATCGTCTGTATCGTCCAACGAGGGCGACAGCGACAACGAGGACACTATTGCATTCCACCATCCATTTCTTGTTAAGGAGAAAGCGCCCATTGTTATGAATATAAGg GGTGGAGCGCCCCTCCCATTAAAGTCGAGTACATTACCCATAGCCAACAAGGACGAACTAAGGCTTCAGTTTCCGGTCTCTTCCGGAAGTCAGCATCGGGAGAAAGCCTCTGAATGGGTTCCTGTTTCGCCTAAAAAGGATAATATG CAAATTGCGAAGCTGAATTCTAAACCGGAAAAACTTCAATTGGGATTCGATCCTATTAACAATAA AAAAGACGAACCCCTGGCAGTACCGGCTCCATCGACGACACCTCCGGCCTATATGAAGAGTTTTACTACGGGAAGTC ATTTGACCTCAGTTCCGGCTTTGATGCCTCCCGGACCTCAAGTAATGCCCGCAGATCATCCAGCTGTG GACATGGCCGCCATCGTTACTCAAAAGCTGTCTTTGCTTCGCAAGGAACAAGAAGAAATTGAATTATCTACAACTAGTGgt TTCGGTTGGTCAGCTAGTTCTCTGCCGTCAACGAATTCTCTCGGTCAGTTTACGGGGTCGACAGGAGCAAACATACTCACGCCGAGGGAACTCGCTTCGGGCAGTCAGGCTTGGGCTAAGAAG GACCAACTCGTTCGAGCTGCCCCCGTCGAGGGGGGTATGGGGATGCACCTTCTCCAGAAGATGGGTTGGACTCCCGGCAAAGGCCTGGGTAAAGAGGAATCTGGGACGTTGCAGCCTCTTTTACTTGAGGTCAAGTTGGATACGAGAGGTTTACAGGCTAAAGAAGAGGTCAGTAGCCGATATTATAAAGGA atgaAACAAAGTAGGATGGGTAGACGAGGCCCAGCGCCACTGATAGCGGGTGGAAAGCACCCGGTCTCTTTGCTCGGGGAATATTGTTCCAAGCACAAGTTGGGGCCTCCGGAATACAACCTCTGTTTTGAATGTGGTCCGGATCATAAGAAAAACTTCCTTTTTAGG GTAAAAGTAGCTGGGGTGGAATATCAACCAGCTATTGCGAGTGCGAATAAGAAACAAGCGAAAGCCGATGCGGCTCAACTAGCTTTACAGAAACTTGGTATCGTTACgtaa
- the LOC125052315 gene encoding protein Son isoform X7, producing MTSLIDKIEQLIKREKTTPDRKKDDTKKSSNEILSELFSAFNADPPKLENITSKKSKKSKKKHKKEKKKRSRSSSSSDSDGDYSRKHKKRKKSKSKKSRVARTPPVHRIKEPVKVKSESDTKKKSEPIVKREPQIKEEYRIKREERTKVIKKSASVERSLSPPLEALDASLIPMPEYPKDEKLDSSDLRHKLEKKSDSENDKAKGKIQIKNLKFSAVFEETVKKAEEEARKKAEKVEDGEYTDTSSSSEKDEDSNSQFPKSSDPGGMLKKAAEDIKVPDADEKLSKKNKSDSSHKLSKRDRSKSKGRSESKKRSRSRSPSRRHRHRSSSRSRRRSHSKSSRRRRSESKSRWKTRSRSRHRSTSRSRHYPRHPSPRHRSSRSGVKLADSEKKRLLEVARRNAINMLKNGAVPAGAAALPPHTRNQVMAAIQSGGKSVDELTDFCKHLSKKEALGELSSVSSNEGDSDNEDTIAFHHPFLVKEKAPIVMNIRGGAPLPLKSSTLPIANKDELRLQFPVSSGSQHREKASEWVPVSPKKDNMQIAKLNSKPEKLQLGFDPINNKKDEPLAVPAPSTTPPAYMKSFTTGSHLTSVPALMPPGPQVMPADHPAVDMAAIVTQKLSLLRKEQEEIELSTTSGFGWSASSLPSTNSLGQFTGSTGANILTPRELASGSQAWAKKLLKDKERALP from the exons ATGACAtcattaatagataaaattgagcaattaattaaaagggAAAAAACAACACCTGATCGCAAAAAAGATGATACCAAAAAATCTTCGAATGAAATACTCTCCGAACTATTTAGTGCTTTTAATGCAGATCCACCGAAGTTAGAAAATATAACGTCTAAGAAATCAAAGAAAAGCAAGAAGAAACAcaagaaagaaaagaaaaaacgCAGCCGAAGTTCGAGTAGTAGTGATTCCGATGGCGATTACTCTCGCAAACATAAAAAGCGGAAAAAAAGTAAATCAAAAAAGAGCAGAGTAGCTCGCACCCCACCAGTTCATCGCATTAAGGAGCCAGTTAAGGTAAAGTCTGAAagtgatacaaaaaaaaaatctgaaccCATTGTTAAACGTGAACCTCaaattaaagaagagtatagAATAAAGCGCGAAGAAAGGactaaagttataaaaaaaagtgcgagTGTTGAGCGTAGCTTATCACCACCACTTGAAGCACTTGATGCAAGCCTTATTCCTATGCCAGAATATCCAAAAGATGAAAAACTTGATTCTAGCGATTTGCGTCATAAGCTTGAGAAAAAAAGTGATTCGGAAAATGACAAAGCCAAAggtaaaattcaaattaagaaTTTGAAATTCAGTGCTGTCTTTGAAGAGACAGTTAAGAAAGCTGAAGAAGAGGCTAGGAAAAAAGCTGAGAAAGTAGAGGATGGAGAGTATACAGATACGTCCAGTAGCTCAGAGAAAGATGAAGACTCCAATTCACAATTCCCTAAGTCATCAGACCCAGGTGGAATGTTAAAAAAAGCAGCAGAGGATATAAAAGT TCCTGATGCAGATGAAAagttatcaaagaaaaataaaagtgatAGCTCACATAAGTTATCTAAAAGAGACAGGAGTAAATCCAAAGGAAG GTCCGAAAGTAAGAAACGCTCACGGTCTCGTTCACCATCTCGCCGGCATAGACATAGATCAAGCTCAAGATCTAGACGAAGAAGCCACTCCAAGAGTTCCAGGAGACGAAGATCTGAATCTAAGTCTAGATGGAAGACCAGGTCGAGAAGCAGACATAGGTCCACATCAAGAAGTCGGCACTATCCTAGACATCCATCCCCTCGGCATAGAAGTAGTAGAAG CGGTGTGAAGTTAGCGGACAGTGAGAAGAAACGCCTGCTGGAAGTGGCAAGGCGTAATGCCATCAATATGCTCAAGAATGGTGCAGTCCCAGCTGGGGCAGCTGCTCTTCCGCCACACACAAGAAATCAGGTCATGGCTGCTATACAGTCTGGAG GTAAATCGGTGGACGAATTGACGGATTTCTGCAAGCATCTATCGAAAAAGGAGGCTCTTGGTGAATTATCGTCTGTATCGTCCAACGAGGGCGACAGCGACAACGAGGACACTATTGCATTCCACCATCCATTTCTTGTTAAGGAGAAAGCGCCCATTGTTATGAATATAAGg GGTGGAGCGCCCCTCCCATTAAAGTCGAGTACATTACCCATAGCCAACAAGGACGAACTAAGGCTTCAGTTTCCGGTCTCTTCCGGAAGTCAGCATCGGGAGAAAGCCTCTGAATGGGTTCCTGTTTCGCCTAAAAAGGATAATATG CAAATTGCGAAGCTGAATTCTAAACCGGAAAAACTTCAATTGGGATTCGATCCTATTAACAATAA AAAAGACGAACCCCTGGCAGTACCGGCTCCATCGACGACACCTCCGGCCTATATGAAGAGTTTTACTACGGGAAGTC ATTTGACCTCAGTTCCGGCTTTGATGCCTCCCGGACCTCAAGTAATGCCCGCAGATCATCCAGCTGTG GACATGGCCGCCATCGTTACTCAAAAGCTGTCTTTGCTTCGCAAGGAACAAGAAGAAATTGAATTATCTACAACTAGTGgt TTCGGTTGGTCAGCTAGTTCTCTGCCGTCAACGAATTCTCTCGGTCAGTTTACGGGGTCGACAGGAGCAAACATACTCACGCCGAGGGAACTCGCTTCGGGCAGTCAGGCTTGGGCTAAGAAG CTTTTAAAAGATAAGGAGCGAGCACTGCCTTAG
- the LOC125052315 gene encoding protein Son isoform X6 translates to MTSLIDKIEQLIKREKTTPDRKKDDTKKSSNEILSELFSAFNADPPKLENITSKKSKKSKKKHKKEKKKRSRSSSSSDSDGDYSRKHKKRKKSKSKKSRVARTPPVHRIKEPVKVKSESDTKKKSEPIVKREPQIKEEYRIKREERTKVIKKSASVERSLSPPLEALDASLIPMPEYPKDEKLDSSDLRHKLEKKSDSENDKAKGKIQIKNLKFSAVFEETVKKAEEEARKKAEKVEDGEYTDTSSSSEKDEDSNSQFPKSSDPGGMLKKAAEDIKVPDADEKLSKKNKSDSSHKLSKRDRSKSKGRSESKKRSRSRSPSRRHRHRSSSRSRRRSHSKSSRRRRSESKSRWKTRSRSRHRSTSRSRHYPRHPSPRHRSSRSGVKLADSEKKRLLEVARRNAINMLKNGAVPAGAAALPPHTRNQVMAAIQSGGKSVDELTDFCKHLSKKEALGELSSVSSNEGDSDNEDTIAFHHPFLVKEKAPIVMNIRGGAPLPLKSSTLPIANKDELRLQFPVSSGSQHREKASEWVPVSPKKDNMQIAKLNSKPEKLQLGFDPINNKKDEPLAVPAPSTTPPAYMKSFTTGSHLTSVPALMPPGPQVMPADHPAVDMAAIVTQKLSLLRKEQEEIELSTTSGFGWSASSLPSTNSLGQFTGSTGANILTPRELASGSQAWAKKLASWRASWSGVIIRAIISPDPLFMCLGYNYIQN, encoded by the exons ATGACAtcattaatagataaaattgagcaattaattaaaagggAAAAAACAACACCTGATCGCAAAAAAGATGATACCAAAAAATCTTCGAATGAAATACTCTCCGAACTATTTAGTGCTTTTAATGCAGATCCACCGAAGTTAGAAAATATAACGTCTAAGAAATCAAAGAAAAGCAAGAAGAAACAcaagaaagaaaagaaaaaacgCAGCCGAAGTTCGAGTAGTAGTGATTCCGATGGCGATTACTCTCGCAAACATAAAAAGCGGAAAAAAAGTAAATCAAAAAAGAGCAGAGTAGCTCGCACCCCACCAGTTCATCGCATTAAGGAGCCAGTTAAGGTAAAGTCTGAAagtgatacaaaaaaaaaatctgaaccCATTGTTAAACGTGAACCTCaaattaaagaagagtatagAATAAAGCGCGAAGAAAGGactaaagttataaaaaaaagtgcgagTGTTGAGCGTAGCTTATCACCACCACTTGAAGCACTTGATGCAAGCCTTATTCCTATGCCAGAATATCCAAAAGATGAAAAACTTGATTCTAGCGATTTGCGTCATAAGCTTGAGAAAAAAAGTGATTCGGAAAATGACAAAGCCAAAggtaaaattcaaattaagaaTTTGAAATTCAGTGCTGTCTTTGAAGAGACAGTTAAGAAAGCTGAAGAAGAGGCTAGGAAAAAAGCTGAGAAAGTAGAGGATGGAGAGTATACAGATACGTCCAGTAGCTCAGAGAAAGATGAAGACTCCAATTCACAATTCCCTAAGTCATCAGACCCAGGTGGAATGTTAAAAAAAGCAGCAGAGGATATAAAAGT TCCTGATGCAGATGAAAagttatcaaagaaaaataaaagtgatAGCTCACATAAGTTATCTAAAAGAGACAGGAGTAAATCCAAAGGAAG GTCCGAAAGTAAGAAACGCTCACGGTCTCGTTCACCATCTCGCCGGCATAGACATAGATCAAGCTCAAGATCTAGACGAAGAAGCCACTCCAAGAGTTCCAGGAGACGAAGATCTGAATCTAAGTCTAGATGGAAGACCAGGTCGAGAAGCAGACATAGGTCCACATCAAGAAGTCGGCACTATCCTAGACATCCATCCCCTCGGCATAGAAGTAGTAGAAG CGGTGTGAAGTTAGCGGACAGTGAGAAGAAACGCCTGCTGGAAGTGGCAAGGCGTAATGCCATCAATATGCTCAAGAATGGTGCAGTCCCAGCTGGGGCAGCTGCTCTTCCGCCACACACAAGAAATCAGGTCATGGCTGCTATACAGTCTGGAG GTAAATCGGTGGACGAATTGACGGATTTCTGCAAGCATCTATCGAAAAAGGAGGCTCTTGGTGAATTATCGTCTGTATCGTCCAACGAGGGCGACAGCGACAACGAGGACACTATTGCATTCCACCATCCATTTCTTGTTAAGGAGAAAGCGCCCATTGTTATGAATATAAGg GGTGGAGCGCCCCTCCCATTAAAGTCGAGTACATTACCCATAGCCAACAAGGACGAACTAAGGCTTCAGTTTCCGGTCTCTTCCGGAAGTCAGCATCGGGAGAAAGCCTCTGAATGGGTTCCTGTTTCGCCTAAAAAGGATAATATG CAAATTGCGAAGCTGAATTCTAAACCGGAAAAACTTCAATTGGGATTCGATCCTATTAACAATAA AAAAGACGAACCCCTGGCAGTACCGGCTCCATCGACGACACCTCCGGCCTATATGAAGAGTTTTACTACGGGAAGTC ATTTGACCTCAGTTCCGGCTTTGATGCCTCCCGGACCTCAAGTAATGCCCGCAGATCATCCAGCTGTG GACATGGCCGCCATCGTTACTCAAAAGCTGTCTTTGCTTCGCAAGGAACAAGAAGAAATTGAATTATCTACAACTAGTGgt TTCGGTTGGTCAGCTAGTTCTCTGCCGTCAACGAATTCTCTCGGTCAGTTTACGGGGTCGACAGGAGCAAACATACTCACGCCGAGGGAACTCGCTTCGGGCAGTCAGGCTTGGGCTAAGAAG CTGGCGTCTTGGCGGGCCTCGTGGTCGGGAGTTATAATACGAGCTATTATATCGCCCGACCCTTTGTTTATGTGTCTTGGTTacaattacatacaaaattaa